CGGGTCCGGCCGGTTGGGCGGGCGGGCGCCGTCCTTCCCGCGACCGCCGAGCCCGCCCGTACCACCCTGACCACCTTGGCCGCCGCGGGCGGCGATCCGCAGGTCGGTGATGGTGTGCGCGAGCACCATGACGGGCGTGGCGGCGCCGCCCGCGCCTCCGGTGCCACCCGGTCCGCCGGGGCCGCCGTCCATGCCGTTGTCGCCGACACCGGACGGGCCGGTGGCGCCGTACGCACCCGCGGCACCGGGCGCGCCGCCGCTGTCCAGCGCGCCGCCGTTGCCGCGGTAGGTCTCGGCGACCACGATGAGGGGGTGGCCCGCGAGCCCGGTGAGGACGTACTGGGGGTCGTGGACCACCTCGCGCGCGATCAGCGCCAGCCGCGCCTCGGGCGGCAGCTGTGTGAGCTCGGCCCTGATCTCGGCGAGCAGTGCGTCATTGACCTGGATGGTGTCCCTGATATGGACCCAGTCGACCGTGATCTCCCCACCCGCGGGCATCGTCATCGCGGAACTCCCCCTTTTCGCGCCGCCTGACCCGAGGTCATTCTTCGGCAGCGCCGGGCTCCTGTGATGTGTGTACCCGCTACATCACCCGATCGGGGTACGTCGCTCAGATGTGCCGGGCTCCTGCCCCGAGCACCGGTGCCCCGGCCGGAACGAGTCCGGCCGGGGCACCGCGCTGTCGCCTCACGGGGCTTGTGGATCAGTCCCGCTGAGCGTCCTTGGGAAGCCGGCGCCACTTCACCTCGGTGGTGGTGTCGTACGTCCAGTCGAGCATCTTCTTCGCGTCCGGGTAGCGGTCCGCGTCGTTGAGGATGACTCCCACGACCGTCTTGTCGCCGCGCTTGGCGGCGAACACCAGGCAGGGGCCGGCGGGGGTGGTGGTCCCGGTCTTGACACCGATCGCGCCCTGGTACGAACCCAGCAACTGATTGGTGTTGTCCCAGGAGTAGTACCGGGTGCGGCCATTGGCCGCCGGTGCCTCCTGCTTGGTGGACACCGACTTGACAACCGTGTCGAACGTCGCGTTGTCCATGGCGCGCCGGGTCAGCTGCGCCAGGTCATGGGGCGTCGAGTAGTTGTCGGCGTCGGCCGAGACACCGTCGAAGGAGTCGTACTTGGTGTTGGTCAGCCCCAAGTCCTTCGCCTTCGTGTTCATCTTGGAGATGAACGACTTGGTCCGCTCGGCGGTGGTGTCGCCGGTGCCGAACGTGTCGGCCAGCGCCATCGCCGCGTCGCAGCCGGACGGCAGCATCAACCCGTACAGCAGCTGGTTGACGGTGAGTTTGTCACCGGTCTGGAGGTCCGCGGTGCTGGCACCGGACTTGGTCACATAGTCGCGGTACTCCTGCTTGATGGTGACCTGCTGGTTGAGGTCCAGACCTCGGGTCTCGAGCACCACGAGGGCAGTCATGATCTTCGTGGTGCTCGCCATCGGACGCCTGGTGTCGGCGTCCTTGGCCATCAGCTCCTTGTTGGAACCGGTGTCGAGCAGGTAGGCGCCCTTGGCGCTGACCTCCGGTGGCGGTTCGGCCGAAGCCTGGGCCATCGCCACCGGGACCGCGATCGCTACGGCCACCGTGGACGCGACCGCCGCGACTCTCCAGCGGCGGGTCACGGTTCCACGACGTTTATGCATTCGCCCTCCGTTTCGCTTGTTGAGGTGTGTTTCGGGCGAGCGCATCGTCTCACCAGGCGAAAATCGGCCATGCTTCGGGGTGGCGGGCGCGCGGTGGCTCTGGGGAAACAACTAGGTTCCGCACCAGCGCCGTTGACCCGACGGCGGATCCGGGGCGGCCGTGTGCGGCCCGGAGCGCGCGCCCGCTGATCCGCGATCTGCCACACTCATGGTGTGAGCGGGACACTCGATCACGATGCGCTGCGCGGACGTGTCGCCGTGGTGGCCGGGGCCACCCGTGGCGCCGGGCGCGGTATCGCGGCCGCGCTGGGCGAGGCCGGAGCGACCGTCATCTGCACCGGACGCAGCAGCGTGTCGGGCAGGGGCGGGTCGGACTACGACCGGCCCGAGACGATCGAGGAGACGGCCGAGCTCGTCACACGGCTCGGTGGCACCGGTGTCGCCGTACGGACCGACCACCTCGACCCCGGGCAGGTCGGGCGGCTGGCCGAGCGCATCCGCCACGATCACGGCGGCATCGATGTGCTGGTCAATGACATCTGGGGCGCCGAGCGGCTCAAGGGCGGGCCCGCCGACTGGAACACACCGATCTGGGAACACAGCCTCGAGGACGGACTGCGCATCCTCCGGCTCGGGCTGGACACCCACCTGATCACCTCGCACCACCTGCTGCCACTGCTGATCGGCAGGCCGGGCGGGCTGCTCGTGGAGATGACCGACGGCACCGCCGCGTACAACGCCGGGCGGTACCGCATCTCGGTCTTCTACGACCTGGTCAAGGCCGCCGTGAACCGGCTGGCCTTCTCCCAGGGCCACGAGCTGGCGCCGCACGGGGCGACCGCCGTCGCCGTCACCCCGGGCTGGCTGCGCTCGGAGATGATGCTGGAGGCGTACGGGGTCGGCGAGGACAACTGGCGCGACGCCTTGCTCCCGGACCGTGGCGAGGGCCGCCCGACCGCCCCCGAGGCCTTCGCGTCCTCCGAGTCACCGCGCTACGTCGGCCGCGCCGTCGCCGCCCTGGCCGCCGACCCCGGCCGGGCGAGGTGGAACCAGCGATCGGTGAGCTCCGCCGAGCTCGCCCGGGAGTACGGATTCACCGACACCGACGGCTCGCGGCCCGACAGCTGGTCCGCCACCTGACAGAGCGCCCGTCAGGGCCGGTCAACGCCTCGCGCGCGGCTCCGGCCGCTCCGCCACGGCCCGGGGCGGCTCGGCGCCACGCCGTCGCACGGCCCGCCGGCACACCGCGAAACCGGCGGTGGCCACCAGCAGATAGGCGGGGACGAGCAGCACCGCGTCCGGTGTCGTCTGCTCGATGTGCCAGCCCGCGCCGCGCCGGTCGCCCTCCAGCACGATCCGGTTGACGGTCAGAAAGGTCAGATGGGTGCCGACGGCGGCCCACAACGGGGCCCGGACCAGGGCCGTCCGGGCCGCGACGAGCGTCAGTCCGAAGACGGTCAGGAGGACCAGATAGTCGGCGGGGTGCTGCCCGTCCGGCGCGATCCCGATCGGAGCCGGATCGCGGCCGGCCAGACGCGAGGCCGCGGCCCCGGCCACGGTCGATGCCCCCGGTACGAGCAGAAAGACCGCCGTCGTGCCGAGGGCCGACACGGTACCGCCGAACCGGGTGCGCAGTGCGGCCCAGGCATGGCCGCGCAGGGTCGTCTCCTCCGGCAGGGCTTCGAGGAGGAAGGCGACCACCCCGTTCGTGAGGACGAACCCGGCGAGGGTGGCGGGCTCGGGACGCGACCAGCGCAGCATGCCCGCGGCGGTACCCGCACCGAGGACGACGGCGGCCGCTGCCGCCGTCACCCCAGCCCCGGTCAGCAGCGCCCGCAGGCTCGCGCCCGCCCCGCCGAACCCGAGCCACGCGGGGGACCGGCGCTCCCGGCGTACGAGGAGGAGGACGAGCGGTACGGCCAGCGCGGTGACCAGCGCGCCCGGGAGCACCCGGGCCGCGAAACCGGTGAGGCCGAGGGCGTCGGCGGCGGCCGGGCCCAGGGCCGTGCCGACGCCGAGCGCCGTGGCCATCACCAGCCCACCGGTCAGCGCCCGGACCAGGGCGACGGCGGTCGAGGGGGCGGGCGTAACAGGGTGCGGCTCGGTCATGGAGGGGTGCGGCTCGGTCATGGAGAGATGTCCTCGGGGCGGGCGGTGACTCCCGCCATCCTCACGCCCCGCTTCGCCACGCGGCTCGTAGCCACTGATGAAACGCCCGTACATCCTTCGGTGTACCGCGCGTGCGTGGAGTGGCCCCATCGGCCGGACGGCCGCCCTCCCGGTGACCGTCCGCCCGGGGCCCAGCCGCTCAGCGGGGATGGCTGGCCGCGCAGCGTACGCAGGTGGTCGCCGTGGGGCGCGCCTCCAGGCGCTCGGCGGGGATCGGCTCGCCGCACACCTCGCACCGCCCGTAGCCGCCGTGGTCCAGCCGTTCCAGCGCCTCCTCCAGGGCGGTCAGATGGTCGCGGGCCTGGGCCAGCAGGGCGGCGGTGTGGGCCCGCTCGAAGGCGGTGCTCGACCCCTCCGGGTCGTGCTCGTCGTCCACCGCCACCAGGGCGTTCGACGCGA
This genomic interval from Streptomyces asiaticus contains the following:
- a CDS encoding D-alanyl-D-alanine carboxypeptidase family protein, translated to MHKRRGTVTRRWRVAAVASTVAVAIAVPVAMAQASAEPPPEVSAKGAYLLDTGSNKELMAKDADTRRPMASTTKIMTALVVLETRGLDLNQQVTIKQEYRDYVTKSGASTADLQTGDKLTVNQLLYGLMLPSGCDAAMALADTFGTGDTTAERTKSFISKMNTKAKDLGLTNTKYDSFDGVSADADNYSTPHDLAQLTRRAMDNATFDTVVKSVSTKQEAPAANGRTRYYSWDNTNQLLGSYQGAIGVKTGTTTPAGPCLVFAAKRGDKTVVGVILNDADRYPDAKKMLDWTYDTTTEVKWRRLPKDAQRD
- a CDS encoding SDR family oxidoreductase, producing MSGTLDHDALRGRVAVVAGATRGAGRGIAAALGEAGATVICTGRSSVSGRGGSDYDRPETIEETAELVTRLGGTGVAVRTDHLDPGQVGRLAERIRHDHGGIDVLVNDIWGAERLKGGPADWNTPIWEHSLEDGLRILRLGLDTHLITSHHLLPLLIGRPGGLLVEMTDGTAAYNAGRYRISVFYDLVKAAVNRLAFSQGHELAPHGATAVAVTPGWLRSEMMLEAYGVGEDNWRDALLPDRGEGRPTAPEAFASSESPRYVGRAVAALAADPGRARWNQRSVSSAELAREYGFTDTDGSRPDSWSAT
- a CDS encoding CPBP family glutamic-type intramembrane protease, whose translation is MTEPHPSMTEPHPVTPAPSTAVALVRALTGGLVMATALGVGTALGPAAADALGLTGFAARVLPGALVTALAVPLVLLLVRRERRSPAWLGFGGAGASLRALLTGAGVTAAAAAVVLGAGTAAGMLRWSRPEPATLAGFVLTNGVVAFLLEALPEETTLRGHAWAALRTRFGGTVSALGTTAVFLLVPGASTVAGAAASRLAGRDPAPIGIAPDGQHPADYLVLLTVFGLTLVAARTALVRAPLWAAVGTHLTFLTVNRIVLEGDRRGAGWHIEQTTPDAVLLVPAYLLVATAGFAVCRRAVRRRGAEPPRAVAERPEPRARR
- a CDS encoding TraR/DksA family transcriptional regulator → MSDSSGDAAFSPAEREAIRERLAAEGAETSTRIAALTREFDAIVASNALVAVDDEHDPEGSSTAFERAHTAALLAQARDHLTALEEALERLDHGGYGRCEVCGEPIPAERLEARPTATTCVRCAASHPR